The DNA region TTTTTCACTGGCTTACTGGTCATCGTTCCAATCGGCATCACGATATGGATCGTTCTCGGCATTTTTCAATTTATGGACAACTGGTTTCGCAACCTGGTCATTTCACAAGACTGGTGGCAGAACTACGTCGGCGAGAAGATTCCCTATGAACACGGCTTTGGCTTTGTGTTGACCATTATCATCATTTGCATGGTGGGGTTTTTCGCCTCGCTTTACATCGGCAAAAAAGTCCTATACCTGGTCGATTATTTTTTCGCGCAAATCCCCGGCGTCTCGACCATCTACAGCGGCCTCAAGCAAATCAGCGAATCAATCGGCGGACGCCGCAGCAAAATTTTTGAGCGCGTCTTGTTGGTCGAATATCCCCGCCGAGGCATCTACGCGCTCGGCTTCGTCACGGGAGAAGACGAGGGCGTCTTCACGGATATCATCGGCGCCGATTCGCTCTATGTATTTTTGCCGACGACTCCCAACCCGACTTCGGGCTTCTTTTTGCTGATTCCAAAAGAAGAAGCCATCGAACTGAAAATCACCGTCGAAGAAGCCATGAAAATGATTATCTCCAGCGGCATGGTGGCGCCGAAAGTCGTCAAACCCATTTCGCAAAAAGCGCTTGAGCAATCAAAAATCTATCAGTCCGCCGCGCACGAAACAAAAACCGACAAAAAATAGCGCTACTCCCCGGGTTGTCCACTTCGCGGCTACACTACGGCCTTCTATTGCGATTGGGGAGACGACCGTATGCCGCAGTCTGATCGTTCTGTAATCTCAACCGTATTCTGGCTGCTGTTGGGGCCGCTCTTATTTATATTGATTTTGTGCGCGCCAACGCCCGGCGACCTTTCCGTCCCTGCACAACGTACCGCCGCCGTCGCCGTCTGGACCGCAATCTGGTGGCTGAGCGGCGTAATCCCCC from Candidatus Hinthialibacter antarcticus includes:
- a CDS encoding DUF502 domain-containing protein encodes the protein MIRRLRNYFFTGLLVIVPIGITIWIVLGIFQFMDNWFRNLVISQDWWQNYVGEKIPYEHGFGFVLTIIIICMVGFFASLYIGKKVLYLVDYFFAQIPGVSTIYSGLKQISESIGGRRSKIFERVLLVEYPRRGIYALGFVTGEDEGVFTDIIGADSLYVFLPTTPNPTSGFFLLIPKEEAIELKITVEEAMKMIISSGMVAPKVVKPISQKALEQSKIYQSAAHETKTDKK